In the Sorghum bicolor cultivar BTx623 chromosome 4, Sorghum_bicolor_NCBIv3, whole genome shotgun sequence genome, TTCAGTATtacagtttggtgtagaatagtatactacacctagggtgtagaataacacttgtgtgtgtgtgtgtgtatatatatatatatatatatatatatatatatatatatatatatatatatatatatatatatatatatatatatatatatatatatatatatatatatgcattgaTCTTTCTTTCATTGAAAGAATTAATTCTTATAGTTATCTTAAGTCAAAATTTTAAGTTTAACTGTCACAGTTTTTTTTAGGAAATGCATGATTTTTATTCAGAAACTGAGAAACAAGCTTATTCTATAAAGTTATTCAGTACAGTACTTAGAACTAAGGAAGAAAAGCTTACTCCAAGGTCGTGGCGGGGCTACGACAGTAATAAAGGGTGCCGGTGTGACAATTTGTAACTACACCAATTGCAATGCCTGGGATCGCGAGAAGAATGGCGCCCACGTTAAAGAAGACCAAACAGTAACTGTTGCGACGCGACGTCGCTTGAGTGAATCCTCCTCACGACCTTAGCCATCCTACGATGATGGATGGCATACTCGCCGTGAAACTGAAAAAATCCCGGCTTATTGCATCTTCTAAGCGGCCACACTGCATGGTGGAACACGACTTCGCATCGTAACGGTAAAACAGAAGTACCTGGTGGCTGCACTTGCTGCATAAAAGATTCCCTCGCCAAAGATTTGTATGGCCAAACATATCTAGATTAATATTAATAATTGAACTGATCGTAacagatatataaaaaaaaagtagCACTGATAAACAATTACCGTGTCTCCAAACTTATGGTCCGAAAAAACCTCTGCTTATTAGCATCAGATCCACGTCCAGAACTACGAGTTCTAGTGCCCACGCGCACTGCACACCTGCTGCTACCGCTAGGAAGCTATATACAAAGCAACAGGTCAGTAGCGGGCAGTGAGCTGGCCCCCACGATGCTAGTAGCCGGACGGGAGGGACGACGCGGTGGAAGGGGCACATGCCCCCCTGCCCCCTCGTGACTGCCTCCTCTGGGTCAAAGGATCAGCTACAATGAAGAGTTGGGGAAAGACTCCAGACTACTCGTGCAGTTTATTGTTACTCGTGCAGTTTATTGTTACTCGTGCAGTTTAGAGAGAGAGTCTACAGTTTTGGTGCAGTTTATTGTTACTCGTGCAGTTCGGAGAGAGAGCCTACAGTTTTGCGATCGTGAAGGATATGTACTTGTtcagatccgaaatttttttggattttgacactgtagtattttcgtttttatttgacaaacattgtccaattatagagtaactaggcttaaaagattcgtctctcgatttacaggcaaactgtgtgattagtttttatttttatctatatttaatactccatgcacgtacctcaagattcgatgtgatggagaatcttgaaaagtttttgatttttagggtgaactaaacaaggccggccGTACGTATAGGATACCGGATTGACTTGTCTGCCAAATACGATGTGATGGCTGGGCTGACGATCAGCAGGTACTATCGGTACAACGATAGAGATcgaaattaaggccttgttcagtttctaaaattttgggtttttggcactatagcactttcgtttttacttaacaaatattatccaatcatagactaactaagttcaaaagattcatctcgtgatttacagataaactgtgcaattagtttttgttttcatctatatttaatgctccatgcatgtaccgtaagattcgatatgatggaaaatcttaaattttttgaaaactaaacaaggcctaaagaaaTGAGGAAATGACTGCCATAATGTGCCCTTCCATTTTGGGCTAGGGGCCTTCTGGTTAGGTATTATAGCTAGGAAACGACATGGATCCGTATTAAAGATACAACAATTCATATTGTGCCAGACGTTTCGCACATCGACGAATCGTACTACTCCACATGTAGTGGAGAACTAGGCATGCCGTATATGGAGATAGGTTATAGGCATATGTTGGACAACATTTGCGTTGTGACATGTCAGAGTAACGATATATTTGTTGATCAATTGTAAATTAGGATATGTATTTTGAGCTGGCCCCCACGATGCCATTAGCCGGACGAGAGTGACGACGCGGTGGAAGGGGCGCATGCCCCCTGCCCCCTCGTgactgcctcctctggttggagGATCAGCTAGCGCATTGCAACAAAGAAGTCTTTTTTAGAATTCTGTCTTGTCTTACTATACCCCAACTGCATATAATTGTGTTCAAAATTCTTACTACAATTCTACTTCTATAGAATCTATATCATGAGAACTGGGTCACCAAGGATGAGTAGTTCTTGGTTGCCTCCTATTGTTCCAATATTTTTTAATAACAGATCAATTAGTTCTAGAAGATCTATCCCCTATCCATAACAGATCAGTCACCTACTCCTGTCGACGATGACGAAGGCGGGACACTGTTAAACATGCAGTCAATAAAGACGATGTTATAGCAAAGACGCATATCGCCAGTAAATCAGCACAGTAGGCGGCGTCTTTGATCAATATGGAGCTGTCAAAACTTTTCTTTTTAATAAACATGTGTACTACTCCGAGAGAGGCTCACGTGGTGCCCAGTGTCCATATGGACACAACCTGTAGCatttaacatatatatatatatatattaaaaatagaaagaaatcatttttatatataataGCAACTTTTAAAAAGACCGCATACCCATTTTATGAACGCCAACAACAGGAAAGTTAATTTCAGATCCGGCACTGGGGTAGCCCCCAAAAATCATAGCTACCAACTGTCCAATCACTTATAGCACCGAAACGGAGATTTGTACTATGAGTGCAAAAAGCGCGAGACTGCATTTTCACAATAGTAACGttattataatatatatatatgcattgaTCTTTCTTTCATTGAAAGAATTAATTCTTATAGTTATCTTAAGTCAAAATTTTAAGTTTAATAACTGTCACATATTTTTTTAGGAAATGCATGATTTTTATTCAAAAACTGAGAAACAAGCTTATTCTATAAAGTTATTCAGTAAGTACTTAGAAGTAAAGAAGAAAAGCTTACTCCAAGGCCGTGGCGGGGCTACAACAATAATAAAGGGTCTCGGTGTGATAATTTGTAACTATACCAATTGCAATGCCTGGGACCGCGAGAAGAATGGCGCCCATGTTAAAGAAGACCATACAGTAACGGTTGCGACACGACATCGCTTGAGTGGATCCTCCGCACGACCTTAGCCATCCTACGATGATGGATGGCATACTCGCCGTGAAACTGAAAAAAAACCCCGGCTTATTGCGTCTTCTAAGCGGCCACACTGCACGGTGGAACACGACTTAGCGTCATAACGGTAAAACAGAAGTAGCCCGGTGGCTGCATTTGCTGCACAAAAGATTCCCTCACCAAAGATCTATATGACCAAACATATCCAGATTAATATTAATAATTGAACTGACCATAATGGATATATAACAAAAAAGCAGCACTGATAAACAATTACCGTGTCTCCAAACTTATGGTCCGAAAAAACTTATGGAGCCATGGGCCGTCAGGAGTGGCGGTGACTTGTTGCTACAGCTAGCGGACAGCTATGTTGGCTTGTGCGGGCGAGTGCGACATTGCCGGCGACTGGCGTCGTAGCGGGCAGTGAGCTAGCCCCCACAATGCCTGTAGCCGAACAGGAGGGACGATGCTGCAGAAGGGGCATATGCCCCCCCGGCCCCTCATgactgcctcctctggttggagGATCAGCTATAATGAAGGCCCCCTCATGACTGTCTCGCGTCGTAGCTGGGCGCGAGACTCCAGACTACTCGTGCAGTTGATTGTTACTCGTGCAGTTCGGAGAGAGCCTACAGTTTTGCGATCTTGAAGGATATGTTCCTAGAACTTGTTCAGatccgaattttttttggattttgacactgtagtattttcgtttttatttgacaaatattgtccaattatagagtaactaggcttaaaagattcgtctctcgatttacaggcaaactgtgcgattagtttttattttcatctatatttaatactccatgcatgtacctcaagattcgatgcgacaggaaatcttgaaattttttttatttttagggtgaactaaacaaggtccgcCATACGTATAGGATACCAGATTGACTTGTCTGCCAAATACGATGTGACGGCTGGGCGGACGATTAACGGTGCAACGACAGAGATcaaaattaaggccttgttcagtttctaaaattttaggtttttgacactgtatcactttcatttttatttaacaaatattatccaatcatagactaactaagttcaaaaaattcatcttatgatttatagataaattgtgcaattagtttttatttttatctatatttcatgctccatgcatgtggcgtaagattcgatatgatggaaaatcttaaatttttttgaaaactaaacaaggcctaaagaaaGGATGATACGACTGTCATAATGTGCCCTTCCATTTTTGGGCTGGGGGGCCTTCTGATTAGGACATAGATCCGTATTAAAGATACAACAATTCTTACTCTGCCAGACGACGACTGCATGTTTCGCACATCGGCGAATCGTCATGTCGTGTATGGAGATATGTTATAGGCATATGTTGGACAGCATTTGCGTTGTGACATGTCAGAGTAACGATCTATTTGTTGATCAAGCTTGTTTGTAAATTAGGATATGTATTTTAGGGTTTCAACTTCATCTTGTTGATCATAGATTCATAGTAATTGTCATCAACAACCATTGTTTCACATTCACCATGATGAATCCACTATGTAGTGCAATAAGGTTCTTGCAATCTTTGCAGGGACAATTATGTCACTGTCACTGTTCTCTATCAACATCGTTGGATGCTCCTCTACGGCTTTAATGAATTTGTCCACCTCATCACAGAAACCTGCCTTGAACCTTAGCGAACTATACATCCAAAAGTTTCTGTAGTCCATCTTATAGAAACAAAACAATCAAAGAAAATATATTAAAGGATtcaaattaataattaattactcGAGAATAATTGTATATACATCATACACACACCATGGTAgaagataattaattaattgcctattaATGCataaatattataaaaatattaattggttaaaataaataatttcaaAGACAACAATtagtaataattaataattcATCCACTACCTTTCATGTGAATTCCATTCCAATTTCATGAAACATAAATTCCAAAAAACAAAACCTAgatctagaactagatctacatGAAACATACATGAAATTAGGGTGTACTCCTACACTAAAATCAAAGCAAAATCGACTAATAAAGGGTGTAACCTCATTTCTATAACTAACCTACACTAATAGATCCAATTTCATAAACATAAATTACAAAATAACAAAACAAACCCTAgatctagaactagatgaaacaTACATGAAACTAAGGTGTAATCTTCTCTAACTAATTTACACTAATAGCTTCAAAACTAGAGTCTAATTTGCTTCATACAAAGCTCAAGCACCatggaagaaagagaaaaaagcaAAACTTAAATTACTCACTAACTAACCATTAAGACTTCAATTAAAGGCTTGGAATAATATTTTCTTACCTTCTACAACCTCTCAACCAAAGTATTTGAGATCAAAACCTCCTCCCATAGTAGAGCAATTTTTGGGAGGAGCCCAAGGCCTCTCAACCTTTTCTTCTCGGGTTGGAGTGAGTGACCTGAGGAGAAAAAAGATAGTGATTGCTATATATACGTCAGACATTTGTAGAGATGACTGATGATTTAGCCGCCCCTACAAATAGAACATTACGAGTGGCTGGTGGTTGAGCCTTCCCTACAAATCACACCATTTGTAGCCTTGTAGGGGCAGCTACATGCATCATCCACTATTGCCACGAACCGCTCACCACTATCTTTGAACAATGTTCTTGTTTCCCCTTCCCTAGTTAAGAATCTCATCTTCGTCCGTTCTCTTACTCATGAGTTTGATCCGTTTAGTTTTTCTATCAAGGACCTTCCAACACACACGGAGATCCTCCGATGTAACAGCTCCAGCATTGAGACACCCCAGTCAGGATGGCTCTATCTCCAACTGCCTCTAAAAAAAAGACCCCGTTTTTACAAACAATTTTTCATGTAGTGGCACTGTTTGGTTTGGGCTGTTTTTTTAACATATATCTCATCAAATGTTTgaacacatacataaagtactaaatatagactatttatgatAATAAAAATACAGCTAGAGAATAATTCACaagacaattttttttaaaacataattagtctataattagacaatagttACTACTAGTTATAAATGTGTTAGGGTGCCTGTTACCCCTTATAATACGTCGCATCGTCGCCGTGGATGTAAGTCGCTTCTGGTCCTGGGCGACAGCGACCACCCCTGTTTTACTGCATTCACCGGCCCGTGAGCAAGCAAACGTTGACATGGATACAAGCAGCGGGTCCTGCCGGTTGCTGAAGCGACCATGCAAACGTTGACATGCAGCTGGTGTTGCTCGCCCTTATAAggttgtactccctccatcccaaattgtaagtcgtttgactttttttactttaagtttgaccactcatcttattcaaaaaatttatgcaaatatagtcaaatttaagtcattcttgaagaacttttattaataaaccaatacacaacaaaaaaaagtgatattttgtacaaaactttgaataagacgagtggtcaaacttgatatttaaaaagtcaaacgacttacaatttgaaatgGATTGAGTACTAATTACTGTAATTCTGATCTCCAGCGGCTAAACTTTGTTCATCGTGCATCCTCGCCACTTTTACTCACTGTGATCGTCTTCCAGGGCAGGGGTACCTTTCGGCGGCGAACCGAATGCACGCACATGCGGCCTCGGGGGTCGGGAGTCGCCTCTCCAATCAGTGTAATTTCAACTGTTTTGCAAATTTTGTTTGCCAAATGTTATTATTTACCAACTTCTAAAATAATACAGAGAGGAAAAAAGTCATCTCCAAGTATTTGACAAAATTGacttagaaaaaaatatatggaCCTGGCCTATTCTCACGCGCGGCTCGCGCGATTTTCTTTACGATGACAGGCCTTTGATTTATTGTTTGCAGGAGGAAGTCCTTCATATTGTTAAACCACAACATTTCTTGCCTGTTCATGGAGAACTCCTATTTCTCAAAGAACATGAATTGCTTGGAAGATCAACTGGCATAAGGCACACAACTGTAAGTAATCTCAATAACTTGGCGCTCTGGATTTGTATGCCAAGCGAGAGAATATATGCATGGTTCTTAGTTTGCAGTGGCTATTGAATTTCAACAAACAGTAAGAAATGTAGGGCCTTTCTGCTATAGTAGCAGTGAGTATTGACAAAAGACACATGTTTggtctgtattttttttttcaaattccaAGTATTATTTGCATTGCCATTACAGCAAAGCTCATATTTGTTAGCATTGGTTGGGTTCTTAGATTGCTACTATAACTGCAGGTAATAAAAACGGAGAGGTGCTTGGTGTGTcacatctaagaaacagaagagttTTGTCCAATGGATTTGTTTCATTAGGGAAGGAGGATCTTCAGGTGAACCATTTATTCTATACCTTCGTTTTTTTCTGTCTTTAATAGCTATGATGTCTAACATGGCATATGATATTACAGCTCATGTATAGTGATGGGGACAAGGCTTTTGGTACATCCACTGATCTCTGCATTGATGAGAGACTAAGAATTGCATCTGATGGCATTATTTTTGTCAGGTAGTTTCTTGTACAGTTTTGGAGTATTTCTAGGTTTATCTTCAGCAAAAATTTCTCTTCTCATGTGAAATGAGAGTGGTTTATGTCGAGCTTTGTAATAGTCAAAATGGTAAAACCATATATCGTGTTATTTGGTGCACCTGAACATTTCATGTTATTCCTTTGCAGCATGGAGATCTTCCGACCTCAGAAGGAACATGGTTTAGCGCAGTCAGGTTTGAAAGGAAAATTTAAGATTACTACAATATGCCTATGGCTTGATAATGGAAGATTGTTGGACGCACTCTACAAAGCAGCTCATGCTGCATTGTCAAGTTGTCCTGTCAATTGTCCACTTAGTCACATGGAGAGGATGGTAGCTGAAATCTTGAGGAAAATGGTACGGAAGTATAgtgggaagaagcccgacgtCATTGCGGTTGCTACGGAGAACAGCATGGCAGGTTTCTCAGAACACCTCGATGCTAAATCATCTGGAAATTTTGGACCTTCCTCAGCTACTAGCCATTTGAGCAGGAGTCCAGCTACGAGTCTTGAAGGCAGCTATAAAACACACCCAGACAACCCAGAGGTGGATGCTGAAGGTACTCAACAAATTGTATGTTTTTCATTAATTCATATGGTTGTGCTTTGTTCTATGCTTTTCATTGTCTGATACTGTATGATGTGTTGACCTTGTCAGTGCTTTGTCACACAGAAACCCCTCCTGAGGCAGTGAGAACAACACCTGATGATGCAACTACAAGCTCCAATGGTGAAGCATTCTTCTCTTCAGATTTACATCAGCCTAAAACATTGGAGCACTTTTGGGAGTCATTCAAATCCCCTACAGCTGTTAAAATTGCACGAATTGTCAATGGGGGGAACAAACAAAATCTCAGCAAAATTGGCATAATGGGTAAGGACTCATCAATCCAGTCAGCTCCTGCTCCAGTTAAGTCTTCAAAAAAGAACAAGTGGAAACCTGAGGAAATTAAGAGCTTAATACAGATGCGTGGCGAAATGAATGAGAAATTTCAGAGCGTGAAAGGAAGAATGGTTCTGTGGGAGGAGATTTCTGATACCATGTTGAACCAAGGAATAAGTCGTACGCCGGCACAGTGCAAATCTTTATGGACATCGTTAGTTCAGAAATATGAGGTTAGTCATAGATTCAGTTTCTTCTGAGTCCTACAATATTCGGTCTGTAGAATGAAGCAAGATAGCTGTCATGTATTTCAGATTGCAATGTAATATCTGACAGTAGCAATCCTCTGTCATGTTATCTATCACCtacaaaatttgaaatttaagaTCAACTTGAACATagagaaacaaaaaaatattaatggGTATTTTCATCATTATGCTTCATTTTTTGTATTTCTAGTGTTAATTTATTATTAGATATCCTAACTATCAAACTATTGATAAAAACtacaatttattttttaatataaagtATAGTGTTGTCTACCAGCTCACAAAATTTGAGATTAAAActtaacttgaatataaagaaacaaaaaaaaaaccttaCTAAGGGAAAACATATATGACATTCTGAATTTACATTTGCTAACTAGCATGGAATTCTTGTACATCTTGAGCTAGCAAAACCACTCCTTCCGAAAGAGAGGAGAGAAGAATGTTTTCATGGATCAACACAATTGATCGAAAAAATGATTCATACATGTACAGGCCTATGTAAATTGTTTGTAAATAAACTATGTTCAGACtcagttttttttataaaaaaatacaacTCAGGTTCAGTTGTTGGATTGTTGTCGGCCGAAGTAGAAGAACAACGCCGTGCATGCGGCGGCTGCATACGGGAACATGGTCCAGATACCCTGGTTGCagaacaaaacaaaaacaagcATGATCTGATCAGAAAGCAGGGCAGGAAGGAGTTGGGAAGGAGCGTGAGAGACACCGAGAAGTACCACAGCTGCTGCGACACTGGCAAGGGCGACGACAGGCCGCTCTCGGAGGAGGAACCCAACTGCTAACTGCAGCAAAGCACCACTTGTTTTGTCACAGAACAGAGAGCTGACAGGTTCTTGCTAATGTTACTAGCTAAACCCACGACTTAGAAGTTACAGAGAAAGAATGAAAAACCAAAAGTCGGTTTACCTGAATAGGGAGAGTAAATAGACAACCGAAACAAACTCCTGCGAAGAAAAAGTCTGCTGATATACCCTGTTTATAACAGCCAAGGCATGTCATTGACAGAGATTTGTGAGCAATTGGTAAGTCACAGAGTCAAGCAAATTGACTAACCAATGCTCCAGCAAGAAATGCTGTAGGATTCCGAACACCAATTGAAAATCGTTCAACTGCAGTAAACAACATTGATATTAATAGGTTTTTCGGGAAAAAAAAACATTGACATTAATAGCTTTAGTTTTAAGTACTGAATTTTTTCTTATTGCAAATACTTAACAGACTTAATCATCAAATTTTCCTTCGAAGCTGCACACAAAGCTCTACGGTGTTCCACTTCCTTTCACTCCGAGATACACATGcttgagaaagaaaaaaaaaacactgagAGTTCAGATGTATACCAAAGCCAATTAGGTTTCCATACTTCTGAACTGCTTGTGATATGCTTAGTGCTTTCTCCTTACCAATTCCAATCTAAAAAGGGGGACTGCAATTAGAGTCATTATTATGCCAAGAATACTGTGTCATAGTTTTGCAAATATGAAGATGTATACtcctttattttctttctttcttggcaAATAACTTATCTGTAAATAAGATAAAGTGAGATAAACCCTACTTCACACCTTGCTGCTTATGTCTTCTGATGCTCTAGTTTGCCTGAAGAGTTTCCCTAGATAGAATGGGATCATGTCACTAATACAAACACCCCTGCATGTATGGGTGAGTTAACATAATAGAACACAGTAGTATTCACTAACAAAAGCCAGTGAGACCAAGGATAGAGGATGCACACACCAGTAAATCCATAGCACTGTGGAGACTATATAAGATGCATTCGCCGAGAATGACGTAACAAGAGATTGCCAAGTTCCATCCAAACAAAGTGTTCGTGCTAAAGAAATTCCAGCCTACATCAGAAGGAGGGGAAAAAAGACTTTGCTTCTCAACACAAACAAATGGCAGATGAATACACATATATAAAGTTGTTGCATTGAAAGTCTGACTGCATGTGGAAAATAAAGTTAGGAACTTAGTTGGGCATGGTCACATTGATGGTACCGGTCTAAAGGACAGACCCAAACATTTAAAGCTTCTTCACTGATAAACAGTCCAAATCCAGCAGCCATGAGCAACCAAAAGTAGACCCACCTGAAGAAATTTTTATACATGATCTGATATATTAGAGAAGTGGTGCAAAAATGAAAGAGGACTAGATTCATGGCTACCGAGTTAAACATaactttttatttgtatttagaaTTGAACTGTGTAGTTCATGAATTTTCTGCAATCCTCAGTTAGAAAAATACCGTATATAGACATGAGATTTTGTTTCTTGACAAATTTGTCCCTAGTGGCTCTGCATTCATTTAGCAATGCTATCCTTAATATTTGGTGGTAGAAGCTATTGGCCTAGTTTTGTCAAATATAACTTGATGGTGTGTGGTTGAGATACCTCCAGAAAAGAGCAATGTACTAGAAATTCTACAGGAAAAAACAGCTCTGCCGAGACATATTCTAATTAAAATACACTAGAGTACACCACAGACCACACCTCTTAAATGCTAACTGCAATCTAGTCAACAAGAACAGGGAATGAAAAACGTCATTAATCCATGGATAGTAGGATACACTtgtttgccttttttttttagCGAACATGCATGAGTCGGTGCTCATTTCATTGATAGAGAAGGAACACACTTGTTTGCCTTAACTAACTAGCCAATTTGCAATTGGCTGGCAATCACCAAACTCAATATTAAAAAACAGGATCAAAGAAAACGTTGTGGAAATCATTCCATAGTCAGATAATTTGTAGGTCCCTACACTTGCCAGAGGGGAAATGGGTAGTATGACGTTTGTTTATAGCATTGACCTGACATTACTATGGCCTATGGGGAAGATATGCATGGATAAGCAAATGTGAACCAGGGTAACTGATTACAGTCAGCAGCAGAGAAACAAATAGTCTGTATCTCACAAGCCACAAAGATAATACACATAGccaaattgacataccctggtgtGTATTCTGGAATTATGACTTTCTTCCCAAATAGAGAAAACGTGTATCCGATCGTCGCTGCTGCTGTGTCAGACTGCGTGGAAGCATCAACTATCTGTGGCAGACTGAAAGAAGGGCCTGAGGAAGGCTCTTTCATGACCAGTGAAATCACAGTGGCCGTGGCTGCAATACCGATAGCAACTGCCATTTTTGCAAGGAGTGAAGCACCTGGGGTAGCAGATTCTACTTCCACTGCATCAATAACCTCATTCAGATCTTCACTATCGGAAGAAGGCCCTGCTCCAGACACTGATGCTTTTGCAGTCCGGGGCACCAAGCAGGATAAGTTGCACAAACTGTTTCTG is a window encoding:
- the LOC8077652 gene encoding uncharacterized protein LOC8077652; its protein translation is MYSDGDKAFGTSTDLCIDERLRIASDGIIFVSMEIFRPQKEHGLAQSGLKGKFKITTICLWLDNGRLLDALYKAAHAALSSCPVNCPLSHMERMVAEILRKMVRKYSGKKPDVIAVATENSMAGFSEHLDAKSSGNFGPSSATSHLSRSPATSLEGSYKTHPDNPEVDAEETPPEAVRTTPDDATTSSNGEAFFSSDLHQPKTLEHFWESFKSPTAVKIARIVNGGNKQNLSKIGIMGKDSSIQSAPAPVKSSKKNKWKPEEIKSLIQMRGEMNEKFQSVKGRMVLWEEISDTMLNQGISRTPAQCKSLWTSLVQKYEVSHRFSFF